From Megalops cyprinoides isolate fMegCyp1 chromosome 18, fMegCyp1.pri, whole genome shotgun sequence, one genomic window encodes:
- the LOC118793671 gene encoding CXXC-type zinc finger protein 4-like, with product MSNINNALCVENGQGADVSLLQKDNLQVDSSGLNQVLDYNAEMERYRSFANFYKTNGAFPQTAKIARITTPIFPSARIGVSPWNCDNAMLWGRKSAAINPNRTSMHRNESQRPGKPGVPPETLQMANNNFLTTLSPEHCRPLAGECMDKLKCGAAEAEIMNLPERVGTFSAIPALGGISLPPGVIVMTALHSPAASAAVTDSAFQIANLADCPQNNSSASSGNPAKKKRKRCGVCAPCRRLINCGVCSSCRNRKTGHQICKFRKCEELKKKPGSSLERTPANGGEAFRWFF from the coding sequence ATGTCAAATATAAACAATGCTCTTTGTGTTGAGAATGGACAGGGTGCTGACGTGTCTCTCTTGCAAAAGGATAACCTTCAGGTGGATTCAAGTGGATTAAACCAGGTTTTGGATTATAATGCGGAAATGGAGAGGTACAGGTCTTTTGCGAACTTTTACAAAACGAACGGGGCATTTCCACAGACTGCCAAGATTGCTCGCATAACAACGCCGATTTTTCCCAGCGCCAGAATCGGCGTGTCCCCTTGGAACTGTGATAATGCTATGCTCTGGGGAAGGAAATCAGCGGCAATAAACCCTAATAGGACCAGCATGCATAGAAATGAGTCCCAGAGGCCGGGGAAGCCTGGCGTGCCGCCAGAGACGTTGCAAATGGCAAATAATAATTTCCTCACTACCTTATCCCCTGAACACTGCAGACCTTTAGCAGGAGAATGCATGGACAAGCTGAAATGCGGCGCAGCTGAAGCAGAGATAATGAATCTCCCAGAACGCGTTGGAACTTTTTCCGCTATTCCGGCTTTAGGGGGCATCTCATTACCTCCCGGGGTCATCGTCATGACAGCCCTTCACTCCCCCGCAGCCTCGGCAGCCGTTACAGACAGTGCGTTTCAAATTGCCAATCTGGCAGACTGCCCACAGAATAATTCCTCGGCGTCCAGCGGAAACCCTGcgaagaagaagaggaaaaggtgTGGGGTCTGTGCACCATGTAGGAGGCTAATCAACTGTGGAGTGTGCAGCAGTTGTCGGAACCGCAAAACTGGCCACCAGATCTGCAAATTTAGGAAATGTGAAGAGTTGAAGAAAAAGCCTGGTTCGTCACTCGAG